One stretch of Zingiber officinale cultivar Zhangliang chromosome 6B, Zo_v1.1, whole genome shotgun sequence DNA includes these proteins:
- the LOC121992205 gene encoding uncharacterized protein LOC121992205 isoform X2 yields MEGGSGDLQCVGKLEITKHKPVGFLCGTLPVPTDSTFPISQSALLPSPQITGVPRYQMLPAETDLNTLPLLSNLPEKVFPSSGKTSEGFHMESIPIIQNLSQKCEALAVSGLTEYGDEIDVVTPADILKQIFKIPYSKAQLSVTVQRIGNTLILNTGPDFEEGEKVFIRQSNQSRSSDPSIFLNFAMHSVRVEACDCPPSHQPSSAEQSDSTILPGHFGQREVPLVSSADAHASKSQYLNQNASGSRKPSHGNRDAYFWDRKQNKPKTRRRPDPVKNSSEIGEKPRLPMQDSDKFKRLGNSGFLRVLFWQFHNFRMLLGSDLLLFSNEKYVAVSLHLWDVSRQVTPLTWLEAWLDNVMASVPELAICYHQNGVVQGYELLKTDDIFLLKGISPDGTPAFHPEVVQKNGLSVLRFLQDNCKQDPGAYWLYKGAGEDVIQLFDLSVLPKKHSDDGHDKSCSSLSSLMSKGRRDSLFSLGKLLYRVAHRLSLSKASDNKVKCAQFFKKCLDFLSEQDHLVVRAYAHEQFARLILKCYEELEFTSEYFLPESEVTVTDLEEESSEFSLESKSQNKGLSRDAGCGTLKESGMVKLKTNIQLSTTTEIGTSEINVSSRSHDGLVMCQDASSSPMVRTVADPISSKLAAIHHVSQAIKSLRWKRQLQNTQVELIDHGNKIHDRSSSVSFSLCACGDADCIEICDIREWLPKSRIDRKMWKLILLLGESYLSLGEAYKEDGQLHQTLKVIELACLLYGSMPKHLEDAQFVSSIASSSACEFKFDRDSSYIVTDAVADLNTMLNEDARFSSQLSPTSLFWAKVWTLVGDVYVEYDRINGRDISVQAKNDALRSEARMPNEVVKEVKRMKKKLGRYNQNCSTCSLMNCSCQSDRVSSGNSASSSSGDSSSFFYRKQSRKLPLRNFSYSFSEQTQVNKNPYKAGISISNVSESNDFQDNKYNDAPATGLKGEELKEGFLQTSVGGYNNDKDACLGNAEETVNSEPCNADTSKARSGGIFKFLEGPKLGDVEYNLSAAVDCYSAASKAMDGAHPDLVEFSSVLKRWGWVSNELGRYRLEKKNLVDAEVAFADAIKVFKQVSDHTNIILINCNLGHGRRALAEELIVKMEELKRYDPLQNAYKQAMKSAKSEYIKSLEHYSAALAELTSVRERVDTSMYNEVQTQYANTYLRYGMLLEKESVISEGYDVGHMDLLLDDNKNKEYQKYAISASDAFREALATYEALGELRKQEIAFAQFQLACYYKNLCFKFLDLDHKLVNDSKCQDKNKKKAKWYASLAEKNWEKCITFYGPKIYPVMYLNILMELSSLELRLSDSLHISSNVICCDGLYVWKIYLHSTLLQFFCPHGHSRVGTRVIQLSHKRGARFESLGFIPLGISSSHLGGCSVP; encoded by the exons GATTTCATATGGAGAGCATCCCAATTATCCAAAATTTATCTCAGAAGTGTGAGGCTCTTGCTGTATCTGGTCTGACTGAGTATGGTGATGAAATAGATGTGGTAACTCCTGCTGACATCCTTAAGCAGATTTTTAAAATACCATACTCCAAGGCTCAGTTATCGGTCACTGTTCAACGTATTGGAAACACACTCATCCTTAATACTGG CCCTGATTTTGAGGAAGGAGAAAAGGTTTTCATAAGACAGAGCAATCAATCTAGAAGTTCTGATCCTTCAATTTTCTTAAACTTTGCTATGCACTCTGTTAGAGTTGAGGCATGTGACTGCCCACCTAGTCACCAGCCGTCCTCTGCAGAGCAATCGGATTCTACCATCTTACCAGGACATTTTGGACAACGAGAGGTTCCTTTGGTTTCTTCTGCAGATGCTCATGCTAGTAAATCTCAATATCTCAATCAAAATGCCAGTGGCAGTCGAAAGCCTTCTCATGGGAATCGAGATGCATATTTCTGGGATAGAAAGCAGAACAAGCCAAAGACTAGAAGAAGACCAGATCCTGTTAAAAATTCTTCAGAAATTGGCGAGAAGCCCAGATTGCCAATGCAAGACTCTGATAAGTTTAAGAGACTGGGAAATAGTGGCTTTCTGAGGGTCTTATTTTGGCAATTTCACAATTTTAGAATGCTTTTGGGTTCTGATTTGCTTCTGTTTAGCAATGAGAAATATGTCGCAGTAAGTCTGCATCTTTGGGATGTCTCTAGACAG GTTACTCCTTTGACATGGCTTGAAGCATGGCTTGATAATGTAATGGCTAGTGTACCTGAGTTAGCTATCTGCTACCATCAAAATGGTGTTGTTCAAGGCTATGAACTTTTAAAGACTGATGATATCTTCCTCCTTAAGGGCATCTCTCCAGATGGAACTCCTGCTTTTCATCCAGAAGTTGTCCAAAAAAATGGGCTTTCAGTGCTTAGGTTTCTTCAGGATAACTGCAAACAAGATCCTGGTGCTTATTGG CTCTATAAGGGTGCAGGAGAAGATGTAATTCAACTGTTTGATCTCTCTGTCTTACCTAAAAAACATTCAGATGATGGTCATGATAAAAGTTGTAGTTCTTTGTCATCATTGATGAGCAAGGGAAGAAGAGATTCGTTGTTTTCTCTTGGCAAACTTCTGTATCGTGTTGCTCACAGATTGTCACTTTCAAAG GCATCTGATAACAAAGTGAAGTGTGCACAATTCTTCAAGAAATGCTTGGATTTTCTTAGTGAGCAGGATCATCTA GTTGTCCGTGCATATGCTCATGAACAATTTGCAAGACTAATTTTGAAATGCTATGAGGAACTTGAATTTACATCAGAATATTTTCTTCCAGAGTCAGAAGTCACTGTTACTGACTTGGAGGAAGAATCTTCTGAATTTTCTCTAGAATCAAAATCCCAAAATAAGGGATTGTCTCGTGATGCTGGATGTGGCACATTGAAAGAATCTGGAATGGTAAAACTCAAAACAAATATTCAGTTATCCACAACCACTGAAATTGGAACATCAGAAATCAACGTTAGTTCTAGATCACATGATGGCTTGGTGATGTGTCAGGATGCAAGTTCATCACCTATGGTTAGAACAGTTGCTGATCCAATCTCCTCTAAGTTAGCTGCAATACACCATGTGTCCCAAGCTATCAAATCTCTCAGGTGGAAGCGTCAACTGCAGAACACTCAAGTTGAATTGATAGACCACGGGAACAAAATTCATGACCGATCATCCTCTGTCAGTTTCTCTTTATGTGCTTGTGGTGATGCTGACTGTATTGAAATTTGTGATATCCGTGAATGGCTTCCAAAATCTCGAATTGATCGCAAAATGTGGAAACTTATTCTTTTGCTGGGAGAATCATATCTATCTCTAGGGGAGGCTTATAAGGAGGATGGGCAATTGCATCAGACTCTCAAAGTTATAGAATTAGCTTGTTTGCTTTATGGTTCAATGCCTAAACATCTGGAGGATGCACAATTTGTCTCATCTATCGCAAGTAGCTCGGCATGTGAGTTCAAGTTTGACAGAGATAGTTCATATATAGTAACAGATGCAGTAGCAGATTTGAACACAATGCTCAATGAGGATGCCCGTTTCAGTAGTCAACTTTCTCCTACCAGCTTATTCTGGGCTAAAGTATGGACACTTGTTGGGGATGTATATGTGGAATATGATAGAATAAATGGTAGAGATATATCAGTTCAAGCTAAAAATGACGCATTGAGAAGTGAAGCGCGAATGCCAAATGAAGTTGTAAAGGAGGTTAAACGCATGAAGAAGAAGCTGGGACGGTATAATCAAAACTGCAGTACTTGTTCATTGATGAACTGTAGCTGCCAGAGTGATAGGGTGAGCAGTGGAAACAGTGCAAGCAGTAGTTCTGGAGATTCTTCCTCATTTTTCTATAGAAAACAGAGCAGAAAATTACCTTTGAGAAACTTTTCATATTCTTTTTCTGAACAAACTCAAGTTAATAAAAATCCATATAAGGCAGGTATATCAATATCGAATGTTTCTGAATCCAATGATTTTCAGGATAATAAATATAATGATGCACCTGCTACTGGGTTAAAAGGAGAGGAACTGAAAGAAGGGTTTCTACAAACAAGTGTTGGTGGTTATAACAATGATAAGGATGCTTGCTTAGGGAATGCTGAAGAAACGGTTAATTCTGAACCGTGTAATGCAGATACTTCCAAGGCAAGGAGTGGAGGCATTTTTAAATTTCTTGAAGGTCCTAAGCTTGGAGATGTTGAGTACAATCTATCTGCAGCTGTAGATTGTTACAGTGCTGCCAGTAAAGCGATGGACGGAGCACATCCTGATTTGGTTGAATTTAGTTCTGTCCTGAAGAGGTGGGGTTGGGTGTCCAATGAACTTGGCCGATACAGACTGGAAAAGAAGAACTTAGTTGATGCTGAAGTTGCATTTGCAGATGCTATAAAGGTATTTAAACAAGTTTCTGACCATACCAATATCATATTAATTAACTGTAACTTGGGCCATGGGAGAAGAGCATTGGCTGAAGAGCTAATTGTTAAAATGGAGGAACTCAAGCGATATGACCCACTCCAAAATGCATACAAACAAGCTATGAAATCAGCTAAGTCTGAGTACATAAAATCCTTAGAACACTATAGCGCTGCTTTGGCAGAATTGACCTCTGTTCGGGAGAGGGTCGACACTTCTATGTATAATGAAGTACAAACCCAGTATGCTAACACTTATCTGAGGTATGGAATGCTTTTGGAAAAGGAAAGTGTAATAAGTGAGGGTTATGATGTTGGACACATGGATCTGCTGCTTGATGATAATAAAAATAAGGAATACCAAAAGTATGCCATTTCTGCAAGTGATGCTTTTAGGGAGGCTTTGGCAACATATGAAGCTCTTGGTGAGCTACGTAAGCAGGAGATTGCTTTTGCTCAGTTCCAGCTTGCTTGCTACTACAAGAATCTATGCTTCAAGTTCCTCGATTTGGATCACAAACTAGTCAATGATTCTAAATGTCAGgacaaaaataagaaaaaggcTAAATGGTATGCTTCTTTAGCAGAGAAAAATTGGGAGAAATGTATCACTTTCTATGGTCCAAAGATATATCCTGTTATGTACCTTAATATTCTTATGGAACTATCATCACTTGAGCTGCGCCTTTCAGATTCATTACACATAAGCTCA AATGTCATTTGCTGTGATGGGCTCTATGTTTGGAAGATATATTTGCATTCTACTCTTCTTCAGTTTTTTTGCCCCCACGGGCATAGCCGAGTTGGTACTCGGGTAATACAATTGTCACACAAGAGAGGAGCAAGGTTCGAATCCCTTGGGTTCATTCCCTTAGGAATAAGTTCCTCCCACCTAGGAGGTTgttcagttccatga
- the LOC121992205 gene encoding uncharacterized protein LOC121992205 isoform X1 gives MEGGSGDLQCVGKLEITKHKPVGFLCGTLPVPTDSTFPISQSALLPSPQITGVPRYQMLPAETDLNTLPLLSNLPEKVFPSSGKTSEGFHMESIPIIQNLSQKCEALAVSGLTEYGDEIDVVTPADILKQIFKIPYSKAQLSVTVQRIGNTLILNTGPDFEEGEKVFIRQSNQSRSSDPSIFLNFAMHSVRVEACDCPPSHQPSSAEQSDSTILPGHFGQREVPLVSSADAHASKSQYLNQNASGSRKPSHGNRDAYFWDRKQNKPKTRRRPDPVKNSSEIGEKPRLPMQDSDKFKRLGNSGFLRVLFWQFHNFRMLLGSDLLLFSNEKYVAVSLHLWDVSRQVTPLTWLEAWLDNVMASVPELAICYHQNGVVQGYELLKTDDIFLLKGISPDGTPAFHPEVVQKNGLSVLRFLQDNCKQDPGAYWLYKGAGEDVIQLFDLSVLPKKHSDDGHDKSCSSLSSLMSKGRRDSLFSLGKLLYRVAHRLSLSKASDNKVKCAQFFKKCLDFLSEQDHLVVRAYAHEQFARLILKCYEELEFTSEYFLPESEVTVTDLEEESSEFSLESKSQNKGLSRDAGCGTLKESGMVKLKTNIQLSTTTEIGTSEINVSSRSHDGLVMCQDASSSPMVRTVADPISSKLAAIHHVSQAIKSLRWKRQLQNTQVELIDHGNKIHDRSSSVSFSLCACGDADCIEICDIREWLPKSRIDRKMWKLILLLGESYLSLGEAYKEDGQLHQTLKVIELACLLYGSMPKHLEDAQFVSSIASSSACEFKFDRDSSYIVTDAVADLNTMLNEDARFSSQLSPTSLFWAKVWTLVGDVYVEYDRINGRDISVQAKNDALRSEARMPNEVVKEVKRMKKKLGRYNQNCSTCSLMNCSCQSDRVSSGNSASSSSGDSSSFFYRKQSRKLPLRNFSYSFSEQTQVNKNPYKAGISISNVSESNDFQDNKYNDAPATGLKGEELKEGFLQTSVGGYNNDKDACLGNAEETVNSEPCNADTSKARSGGIFKFLEGPKLGDVEYNLSAAVDCYSAASKAMDGAHPDLVEFSSVLKRWGWVSNELGRYRLEKKNLVDAEVAFADAIKVFKQVSDHTNIILINCNLGHGRRALAEELIVKMEELKRYDPLQNAYKQAMKSAKSEYIKSLEHYSAALAELTSVRERVDTSMYNEVQTQYANTYLRYGMLLEKESVISEGYDVGHMDLLLDDNKNKEYQKYAISASDAFREALATYEALGELRKQEIAFAQFQLACYYKNLCFKFLDLDHKLVNDSKCQDKNKKKAKWYASLAEKNWEKCITFYGPKIYPVMYLNILMELSSLELRLSDSLHISSMMEAALGHLLEGRQVVDADNNCSPDEISAIKDKLWNQLQALLKGMLAISRSGNANKSRATGQMGKLKKMYRIALRPASLHELHAMHKLWVS, from the exons GATTTCATATGGAGAGCATCCCAATTATCCAAAATTTATCTCAGAAGTGTGAGGCTCTTGCTGTATCTGGTCTGACTGAGTATGGTGATGAAATAGATGTGGTAACTCCTGCTGACATCCTTAAGCAGATTTTTAAAATACCATACTCCAAGGCTCAGTTATCGGTCACTGTTCAACGTATTGGAAACACACTCATCCTTAATACTGG CCCTGATTTTGAGGAAGGAGAAAAGGTTTTCATAAGACAGAGCAATCAATCTAGAAGTTCTGATCCTTCAATTTTCTTAAACTTTGCTATGCACTCTGTTAGAGTTGAGGCATGTGACTGCCCACCTAGTCACCAGCCGTCCTCTGCAGAGCAATCGGATTCTACCATCTTACCAGGACATTTTGGACAACGAGAGGTTCCTTTGGTTTCTTCTGCAGATGCTCATGCTAGTAAATCTCAATATCTCAATCAAAATGCCAGTGGCAGTCGAAAGCCTTCTCATGGGAATCGAGATGCATATTTCTGGGATAGAAAGCAGAACAAGCCAAAGACTAGAAGAAGACCAGATCCTGTTAAAAATTCTTCAGAAATTGGCGAGAAGCCCAGATTGCCAATGCAAGACTCTGATAAGTTTAAGAGACTGGGAAATAGTGGCTTTCTGAGGGTCTTATTTTGGCAATTTCACAATTTTAGAATGCTTTTGGGTTCTGATTTGCTTCTGTTTAGCAATGAGAAATATGTCGCAGTAAGTCTGCATCTTTGGGATGTCTCTAGACAG GTTACTCCTTTGACATGGCTTGAAGCATGGCTTGATAATGTAATGGCTAGTGTACCTGAGTTAGCTATCTGCTACCATCAAAATGGTGTTGTTCAAGGCTATGAACTTTTAAAGACTGATGATATCTTCCTCCTTAAGGGCATCTCTCCAGATGGAACTCCTGCTTTTCATCCAGAAGTTGTCCAAAAAAATGGGCTTTCAGTGCTTAGGTTTCTTCAGGATAACTGCAAACAAGATCCTGGTGCTTATTGG CTCTATAAGGGTGCAGGAGAAGATGTAATTCAACTGTTTGATCTCTCTGTCTTACCTAAAAAACATTCAGATGATGGTCATGATAAAAGTTGTAGTTCTTTGTCATCATTGATGAGCAAGGGAAGAAGAGATTCGTTGTTTTCTCTTGGCAAACTTCTGTATCGTGTTGCTCACAGATTGTCACTTTCAAAG GCATCTGATAACAAAGTGAAGTGTGCACAATTCTTCAAGAAATGCTTGGATTTTCTTAGTGAGCAGGATCATCTA GTTGTCCGTGCATATGCTCATGAACAATTTGCAAGACTAATTTTGAAATGCTATGAGGAACTTGAATTTACATCAGAATATTTTCTTCCAGAGTCAGAAGTCACTGTTACTGACTTGGAGGAAGAATCTTCTGAATTTTCTCTAGAATCAAAATCCCAAAATAAGGGATTGTCTCGTGATGCTGGATGTGGCACATTGAAAGAATCTGGAATGGTAAAACTCAAAACAAATATTCAGTTATCCACAACCACTGAAATTGGAACATCAGAAATCAACGTTAGTTCTAGATCACATGATGGCTTGGTGATGTGTCAGGATGCAAGTTCATCACCTATGGTTAGAACAGTTGCTGATCCAATCTCCTCTAAGTTAGCTGCAATACACCATGTGTCCCAAGCTATCAAATCTCTCAGGTGGAAGCGTCAACTGCAGAACACTCAAGTTGAATTGATAGACCACGGGAACAAAATTCATGACCGATCATCCTCTGTCAGTTTCTCTTTATGTGCTTGTGGTGATGCTGACTGTATTGAAATTTGTGATATCCGTGAATGGCTTCCAAAATCTCGAATTGATCGCAAAATGTGGAAACTTATTCTTTTGCTGGGAGAATCATATCTATCTCTAGGGGAGGCTTATAAGGAGGATGGGCAATTGCATCAGACTCTCAAAGTTATAGAATTAGCTTGTTTGCTTTATGGTTCAATGCCTAAACATCTGGAGGATGCACAATTTGTCTCATCTATCGCAAGTAGCTCGGCATGTGAGTTCAAGTTTGACAGAGATAGTTCATATATAGTAACAGATGCAGTAGCAGATTTGAACACAATGCTCAATGAGGATGCCCGTTTCAGTAGTCAACTTTCTCCTACCAGCTTATTCTGGGCTAAAGTATGGACACTTGTTGGGGATGTATATGTGGAATATGATAGAATAAATGGTAGAGATATATCAGTTCAAGCTAAAAATGACGCATTGAGAAGTGAAGCGCGAATGCCAAATGAAGTTGTAAAGGAGGTTAAACGCATGAAGAAGAAGCTGGGACGGTATAATCAAAACTGCAGTACTTGTTCATTGATGAACTGTAGCTGCCAGAGTGATAGGGTGAGCAGTGGAAACAGTGCAAGCAGTAGTTCTGGAGATTCTTCCTCATTTTTCTATAGAAAACAGAGCAGAAAATTACCTTTGAGAAACTTTTCATATTCTTTTTCTGAACAAACTCAAGTTAATAAAAATCCATATAAGGCAGGTATATCAATATCGAATGTTTCTGAATCCAATGATTTTCAGGATAATAAATATAATGATGCACCTGCTACTGGGTTAAAAGGAGAGGAACTGAAAGAAGGGTTTCTACAAACAAGTGTTGGTGGTTATAACAATGATAAGGATGCTTGCTTAGGGAATGCTGAAGAAACGGTTAATTCTGAACCGTGTAATGCAGATACTTCCAAGGCAAGGAGTGGAGGCATTTTTAAATTTCTTGAAGGTCCTAAGCTTGGAGATGTTGAGTACAATCTATCTGCAGCTGTAGATTGTTACAGTGCTGCCAGTAAAGCGATGGACGGAGCACATCCTGATTTGGTTGAATTTAGTTCTGTCCTGAAGAGGTGGGGTTGGGTGTCCAATGAACTTGGCCGATACAGACTGGAAAAGAAGAACTTAGTTGATGCTGAAGTTGCATTTGCAGATGCTATAAAGGTATTTAAACAAGTTTCTGACCATACCAATATCATATTAATTAACTGTAACTTGGGCCATGGGAGAAGAGCATTGGCTGAAGAGCTAATTGTTAAAATGGAGGAACTCAAGCGATATGACCCACTCCAAAATGCATACAAACAAGCTATGAAATCAGCTAAGTCTGAGTACATAAAATCCTTAGAACACTATAGCGCTGCTTTGGCAGAATTGACCTCTGTTCGGGAGAGGGTCGACACTTCTATGTATAATGAAGTACAAACCCAGTATGCTAACACTTATCTGAGGTATGGAATGCTTTTGGAAAAGGAAAGTGTAATAAGTGAGGGTTATGATGTTGGACACATGGATCTGCTGCTTGATGATAATAAAAATAAGGAATACCAAAAGTATGCCATTTCTGCAAGTGATGCTTTTAGGGAGGCTTTGGCAACATATGAAGCTCTTGGTGAGCTACGTAAGCAGGAGATTGCTTTTGCTCAGTTCCAGCTTGCTTGCTACTACAAGAATCTATGCTTCAAGTTCCTCGATTTGGATCACAAACTAGTCAATGATTCTAAATGTCAGgacaaaaataagaaaaaggcTAAATGGTATGCTTCTTTAGCAGAGAAAAATTGGGAGAAATGTATCACTTTCTATGGTCCAAAGATATATCCTGTTATGTACCTTAATATTCTTATGGAACTATCATCACTTGAGCTGCGCCTTTCAGATTCATTACACATAAGCTCA ATGATGGAAGCTGCTCTAGGCCACCTGCTTGAAGGTCGCCAAGTTGTTGATGCGGACAACAATTGTTCACCTGATGAGATTTCTGCGATCAAAGACAAGCTCTGGAATCAGTTGCAGGCCCTGCTGAAGGGCATGCTGGCCATTTCCCGCTCAGGTAATGCAAACAAATCCAGAGCAACTGGTCAGATGGGAAAGCTTAAGAAAATGTATAGAATAGCATTGAGGCCAGCCAGTCTGCATGAGTTGCACGCGATGCATAAGTTATGGGTATCGTAA